The Pseudomonas kermanshahensis genome includes a window with the following:
- a CDS encoding beta-ketoacyl-[acyl-carrier-protein] synthase family protein produces MSPTRIVITGMGAVTGFGFEWQSMWQRMLAGEHCIRPWQPEGVEAGAFPVRYAAPVDMGLMPAHLKDHPAWGLSLEKRTRFGWVAATQAIADSGLSPEQLRGAAVLSASGAPAHRLQDMLLSLADDPAQAPSWAQLMARQAQVDPDSSLCQSNDRLARVIADGIGSEGPVINISSACAGASQAIGNAFQMIRRGEVELAIAGGADSVLSLDTMTALYLLGAASSEQRWGTELCRPFDRHRSGLIAGEGGGFVVLETLERALARGATPYAEVLGFGSSLDAYKITAPDPQGRGAVLAMQAALTDAGLEPQQIDLINAHGTSTPLNDAAETLAIKTLFAEREHYRRLLVTANKSQFGHLIAAAGAPEFMLTALACRDDRVTPTLNLHDADEQCDLDYCAHQAVKRKVDVALSNSFGFGGLNTSLALGKYREAPR; encoded by the coding sequence ATGAGCCCCACACGGATCGTGATCACGGGCATGGGCGCCGTCACCGGCTTCGGTTTCGAGTGGCAGTCCATGTGGCAAAGAATGTTGGCCGGCGAACATTGCATTCGGCCATGGCAACCGGAAGGCGTAGAGGCAGGTGCGTTCCCTGTGCGTTACGCAGCGCCCGTGGATATGGGCTTGATGCCGGCACACTTGAAAGACCATCCGGCCTGGGGGTTGTCGCTGGAAAAACGCACCCGCTTTGGTTGGGTCGCGGCCACCCAAGCCATTGCTGACAGTGGCCTGAGCCCCGAACAGCTGCGTGGCGCGGCGGTATTGTCAGCGTCCGGCGCACCTGCTCATCGTTTGCAGGACATGCTGCTCAGCCTGGCGGATGACCCGGCGCAGGCGCCGTCCTGGGCTCAATTGATGGCGCGACAGGCGCAGGTCGATCCTGACAGTTCACTGTGTCAGAGCAACGACCGCCTTGCGCGGGTGATTGCCGATGGCATCGGCAGTGAAGGCCCGGTGATCAATATCAGCAGCGCCTGCGCGGGCGCTTCCCAGGCCATCGGCAATGCATTCCAGATGATCCGTCGCGGCGAGGTCGAGCTGGCCATTGCCGGGGGCGCCGATTCGGTGCTGAGCCTGGACACCATGACCGCGCTGTATCTGCTCGGCGCCGCCAGCAGCGAACAGCGTTGGGGCACCGAACTGTGTCGGCCGTTCGACCGCCATCGCAGTGGCTTGATTGCGGGTGAAGGCGGTGGTTTTGTCGTGCTCGAAACCCTCGAACGGGCGCTGGCCCGAGGGGCAACGCCGTACGCCGAAGTGCTGGGTTTCGGCAGCAGCTTGGATGCCTACAAAATCACCGCACCCGACCCGCAGGGCCGGGGAGCGGTGCTGGCGATGCAGGCGGCCCTGACAGATGCCGGGCTGGAGCCGCAACAGATCGATCTGATCAATGCCCACGGTACGTCGACACCCCTCAACGATGCCGCCGAAACCCTGGCGATCAAAACCCTGTTCGCCGAGCGCGAACATTATCGGCGGTTGCTGGTGACGGCCAACAAGTCCCAGTTCGGCCACTTGATTGCGGCCGCCGGAGCACCGGAGTTCATGCTCACGGCCCTGGCCTGCCGGGATGATCGGGTCACGCCGACCCTGAACCTGCATGATGCCGACGAACAGTGCGACCTCGACTACTGCGCCCATCAAGCGGTCAAGCGCAAGGTCGACGTTGCCTTGAGCAACTCCTTCGGTTTCGGCGGCCTCAACACTTCACTGGCGCTGGGCAAGTACCGGGAGGCGCCGCGATGA
- a CDS encoding beta-ketoacyl synthase: MPAGVYDRKLSRSLEPQGARLLYCAGRLAEALRGLDLPDERIALTAAIPEVDGPSSCWDAVQAIGAQPADLLAQFFAHTPPLHALMMLNSSVMAHVAEALGCKGPMGGFCSQGNAGLDALMEAAAHLSEGRADAAVVVSSSPNITPALYLREATHPPVNPSPWVFGEGAAALLLTTHSGSGAQSVLRIAGFARGYSAQPERGLAVGRDVIERALRNEKLCLSDVGQVVADVQDPQIAALFALSGHTLEHSKALLGDLGASALLSEIAVTWALDCSRYTLLLEHSRGGHWGAVLLARTSSDTETMERYP; the protein is encoded by the coding sequence GGCCGTCTCGCCGAAGCCTTGCGTGGGCTGGACTTGCCCGACGAGCGGATTGCATTGACCGCTGCCATTCCGGAAGTGGATGGGCCCAGCTCGTGCTGGGATGCAGTGCAGGCCATTGGCGCACAACCGGCAGATCTGTTGGCGCAATTCTTTGCCCACACACCGCCCCTGCATGCGCTGATGATGCTCAACAGCAGCGTCATGGCCCACGTGGCTGAGGCCTTGGGTTGCAAGGGGCCCATGGGCGGGTTTTGCTCCCAGGGCAATGCGGGGCTGGATGCCTTGATGGAGGCCGCCGCCCATCTGAGCGAAGGCCGCGCCGATGCTGCCGTCGTCGTCAGTAGCAGTCCGAACATCACCCCGGCGTTGTACCTGCGTGAAGCTACTCACCCACCTGTGAACCCCAGCCCGTGGGTTTTCGGCGAAGGTGCTGCGGCACTGTTGCTGACGACCCACTCGGGCAGCGGTGCTCAATCTGTGTTGCGTATTGCCGGGTTTGCCCGTGGTTATAGCGCGCAACCCGAGCGTGGACTGGCGGTTGGTCGCGACGTCATTGAGCGTGCTTTGAGGAACGAAAAACTGTGTCTCAGCGATGTCGGGCAAGTCGTCGCCGATGTACAGGATCCGCAGATTGCGGCGTTGTTTGCCCTATCGGGGCACACCCTCGAACACTCCAAGGCGTTGCTAGGTGACTTGGGCGCCAGCGCCTTGCTCAGCGAAATCGCTGTGACCTGGGCACTGGACTGCAGCCGTTACACGCTGTTGCTCGAACATAGCCGAGGCGGGCATTGGGGCGCGGTGCTGCTGGCCAGAACGTCGTCGGACACAGAGACAATGGAGCGTTACCCATGA